A section of the Pseudomonas flavescens genome encodes:
- a CDS encoding LysR substrate-binding domain-containing protein — translation MNNTLLTDLPAALPLLESDVLKTFVGIAESGSFTRTAAQVFRTTAAVSQQIKRLEETLGRTLFLRESRRVRLTADGEILLGYARRLLKLNEEAVSHFLVPNLAGTVRFGTPFDIGVGALPDLLSQFALSHPAVQVDVSVGRSCELIERLDGGELDLTLLNTGNGDADDSRGEIICSESLVWAGRDGGLAVKRNPLPLAVASRGCAWRRAAMDGLDRLGRSYRIAYSSEQCAGQEAALLADLAIAAFPASLVKPPLRRLSQQEHGLPPLGDYHIKLLRGSNRGAAAEALAAQVAVAYGAGR, via the coding sequence ATGAACAACACGCTGCTCACCGACCTGCCCGCCGCACTGCCACTACTGGAAAGCGACGTGCTGAAGACGTTCGTCGGCATCGCCGAAAGCGGCAGCTTTACCCGCACCGCCGCCCAGGTATTCCGTACCACGGCGGCTGTCAGTCAGCAGATCAAGCGCCTGGAGGAAACCCTCGGGCGCACGCTGTTTCTCCGCGAAAGCCGCCGCGTGCGGCTGACCGCGGATGGCGAGATTCTGCTCGGCTACGCGCGGCGTCTGCTCAAGCTCAACGAGGAGGCGGTATCGCACTTTCTGGTTCCGAACCTGGCGGGCACCGTGCGTTTCGGCACGCCATTCGACATCGGCGTAGGCGCCCTCCCCGACCTGCTATCGCAGTTCGCCCTCAGCCACCCCGCAGTTCAGGTCGATGTATCGGTAGGTCGCAGCTGCGAGCTGATCGAGCGTCTGGATGGCGGAGAGCTGGACCTTACCTTGCTGAACACCGGCAACGGCGATGCCGACGACTCCCGAGGGGAGATCATCTGCAGCGAATCGCTGGTGTGGGCAGGCCGTGATGGCGGGCTGGCGGTCAAGCGCAACCCTCTACCCCTGGCCGTCGCCAGCCGCGGCTGCGCCTGGCGACGTGCAGCCATGGACGGCCTCGACAGGCTGGGGCGCAGCTACCGCATCGCCTACTCCAGCGAGCAGTGCGCTGGCCAGGAAGCGGCGCTGCTTGCCGACCTGGCCATCGCAGCCTTCCCGGCCAGCCTGGTCAAACCCCCGCTGCGCCGCCTCTCTCAACAGGAGCATGGGCTACCACCGTTGGGCGACTATCACATCAAACTGCTGCGCGGCAGCAACCGTGGCGCGGCTGCCGAAGCACTGGCGGCACAGGTGGCAGTGGCCTACGGAGCAGGCCGCTAA